AACACCACATCACCGCGTACCTTGAGGCACAGCAATGCAACGTTTCCAGCTCGGCATTTACTGGCTCGAACGACGCAAAGGCACGGCCAACTGGCAGCGGACGTGGCGCGACGGAAAAGGGGTCAAGCAGCGCGCTTCTCTTGGCACAGCAGATTTTGAGCAAGCCAAAGT
The genomic region above belongs to Demequina muriae and contains:
- a CDS encoding helix-turn-helix domain-containing protein, whose amino-acid sequence is LFSEPEVADYLGISTITLARYRKAGKIGCIMIGPTPKYTEHHITAYLEAQQCNVSSSAFTGSNDAKARPTGSGRGATEKGSSSALLLAQQILSKPKSP